A single region of the Pan troglodytes isolate AG18354 chromosome 18, NHGRI_mPanTro3-v2.0_pri, whole genome shotgun sequence genome encodes:
- the CHST4 gene encoding carbohydrate sulfotransferase 4: MLLPKKMKLLLFLVSQMAILALFFHMYSHNISSLSMKAQPKRMHVLVLSSWRSGSSFVGQLFGQHPDVFYLMEPAWHVWMTFKQSTAWTLHMAVRDLIRAVFLCDMSVFDAYMEPGPRRQSSLFQWENSRALCSAPACDIIPQDEIIPRAHCRLLCSQQPFEVVEKACRSYSHVVLKEVRFFNLQSLYPLLKDPSLNLHIVHLVRDPRAVFRSRERTQGDLMIDSRIVMGQHEQKLKKEDQPYYVMQVICQSQLEIYKTIQSLPKALQERYLLVRYEDLARAPVAQTSRMYEFVGLEFLPHLQTWVHNITRGKGMGDHAFHTNARDALNVSQAWRWSLPYEKVSRLQKACGDAMNLLGYRHVRSEQEQRNLLLDLLSTWTVPEQIH; encoded by the coding sequence ATGCTACTGCCTAAAAAAATGAAGCTCCTGCTGTTTCTGGTTTCCCAGATGGCCATCTTGGCTCTATTCTTCCACATGTACAGCCACAACATCAGCTCCCTGTCTATGAAGGCACAGCCCAAGCGCATGCACGTGCTGGTTCTGTCTTCCTGGCGCTCTGGCTCTTCTTTTGTGGGGCAGCTTTTTGGGCAGCACCCAGATGTTTTCTACCTGATGGAGCCCGCCTGGCACGTGTGGATGACCTTCAAGCAGAGCACCGCCTGGACGCTGCACATGGCTGTGCGGGATCTGATACGGGCCGTGTTCTTGTGCGACATGAGTGTCTTTGATGCCTACATGGAACCTGGTCCCCGGAGACAGTCCAGCCTCTTCCAGTGGGAGAACAGCCGGGCCCTGTGTTCTGCACCTGCCTGTGACATCATCCCACAAGATGAAATCATCCCCcgggctcactgcaggctcctgTGCAGTCAACAGCCCTTTGAGGTGGTGGAGAAGGCCTGCCGCTCCTACAGCCACGTGGTGCTCAAGGAGGTGCGCTTCTTCAACCTGCAGTCCCTCTACCCGCTGCTGAAAGACCCCTCCCTCAACCTGCATATCGTGCACCTGGTCCGGGACCCCCGGGCCGTGTTCCGTTCCCGAGAACGCACACAGGGAGATCTCATGATTGACAGTCGCATTGTGATGGGGCAGCATGAGCAAAAACTCAAGAAGGAGGACCAACCCTACTATGTGATGCAGGTCATCTGTCAAAGCCAGCTGGAGATCTACAAGACCATCCAGTCCTTGCCCAAGGCCCTGCAGGAACGCTACCTGCTTGTGCGCTATGAGGACCTGGCTCGAGCCCCTGTGGCCCAGACTTCCCGAATGTATGAATTCGTGGGATTGGAATTCTTGCCCCATCTTCAGACCTGGGTGCATAACATCACCCGAGGCAAGGGCATGGGTGACCACGCTTTCCACACAAATGCCAGGGATGCCCTTAATGTCTCCCAGGCTTGGCGCTGGTCTTTGCCCTATGAAAAGGTTTCTCGACTTCAGAAAGCCTGTGGCGATGCCATGAATTTGCTGGGCTACCGCCACGTCAGATCTGAACAAGAACAGAGAAACCTGTTGCTGGATCTTCTGTCTACCTGGACTGTCCCTGAGCAAATCCACTAA